In one window of Camelina sativa cultivar DH55 chromosome 15, Cs, whole genome shotgun sequence DNA:
- the LOC104744805 gene encoding ISWI chromatin-remodeling complex ATPase CHR11, with amino-acid sequence MARISNSDEAFSSEEEEERVKENEEVEDEEELEAVARSSGSDDDEVAPADESPLSDGEAAPMEDDYEDEEDEEKAEISKREKARLKEMQKLKKQKIQELLDSQNASIDADMNNKGKGRLKYLLQQTELFAHFAKGDASSSQKKGKGRGRHASKITEEEEDEEYLKEEEDGLTGSGNTRLLTQPSCIQGKLRDYQLAGLNWLIRLYENGINGILADEMGLGKTLQTISLLAYLHEYRGINGPHMVVAPKSTLGNWMNEIRRFCPVLRAVKFLGNPEERRHIRDDLLVAGKFDICVTSFEMAIKEKTALRRFSWRYIIIDEAHRIKNENSLLSKTMRLFSTNYRLLITGTPLQNNLHELWALLNFLLPEVFSSAETFDEWFQISGENDQQEVVQQLHKVLRPFLLRRLKSDVEKGLPPKKETILKVGMSQMQKQYYKALLQKDLEAVNAGGERKRLLNIAMQLRKCCNHPYLFQGAEPGPPYTTGDHLITNAGKMVLLDKLLPKLKERDSRVLIFSQMTRLLDILEDYLMYRGYLYCRIDGNTGGDERDASIEAYNKPGSEKFVFLLSTRAGGLGINLATADVVILYDSDWNPQVDLQAQDRAHRIGQKKEVQVFRFCTESAIEEKVIERAYKKLALDALVIQQGRLAEQKTVNKDELLQMVRYGAEMVFSSKDSTITDEDIDRIIAKGEEATAELDAKMKKFTENAIQFKMDDSADFYDFDDENKDENKLDFKKIVSDNWNDPPKRERKRNYSESEYFKQTLRQGGPAKPKEPRIPRMPQLHDFQFFNIQRLTELYEKEVRYLMQTHQKNQLKDTIDVEEPEGGDPLTAEEVEEKEQLLEEGFSTWSRRDFNTFLRACEKYGRNDIKSIASEMEGKTEEEVERYAKVFKERYKELNDYDRIIKNIERGEARISRKDEIMKAIGKKLDRYRNPWLELKIQYGQNKGKLYNEECDRFMICMIHKLGYGNWDELKAAFRTSPLFRFDWFVKSRTSQELARRCDTLIRLIEKENQEFDERERQARKEKKLAKSATPSKRTVGRQASESPSSTKKRKHLSMR; translated from the exons ATGGCGAGGATTTCGAATTCCGATGAGGCTTTCTCGtctgaggaggaagaggagcgGGTTAAGGAAAACGAAGAAGTAGAAGACGAGGAGGAGCTCGAGGCTGTTGCTCGTTCTTCTGGCTCCGACGATGACGAAGTAGCCCCCGCTGACGAATCCCCACTCTCCGACGGAGAAGCCGCCCCTATGGAAGACGATTACGAG gacgaagaagatgaagaaaaagctGAAATCAGCAAACGTGAGAAAGCCAGACTTAAGGAGATGCAGAAGTTGAAGAAGCAGAAGATTCAGGAGCTGCTGGACTCACAAAATGCTTCCATTGATGCTGATATG AACAATAAGGGAAAAGGGAGATTGAAGTATCTTCTGCAGCAGACTGAGTTATTTGCACACTTTGCTAAAGGTGATGCATCCTCTTCTCAGAAAAAGGGGAAAGGAAG GGGTCGTCATGCTTCCAAAATAactgaagaagaggaagatgaagagtatcttaaggaagaagaggatggCTTAACTGGATCTGGAAACACACGGTTGCTTACACAGCCCTCTT GTATTCAAGGGAAGTTAAGAGATTACCAATTAGCTGGTTTAAACTGGCTCATTCGGCTGTATGAGAACGGCATCAATGGAATTCTTGCTGATGAAATG GGTCTGGGGAAGACGCTTCAGACGATTTCTTTGTTGGCATACCTTCATGAATACAGGGGAATCAATGGCCCTCATATGGTGGTTGCTCCAAAATCAACCCTTGGTAATTGGATGAACGAAATTCGTCGGTTTTGTCCTGTCCTACGCGCTGTGAAATTCCTTGGTAATCCTGAGGAGAGG AGACATATTCGAGATGACCTGTTAGTTGCTGGGAAATTTGATATTTGCGTCACAAGCTTTGAGATGGCCATCAAAGAAAAGACAGCACTTCGTCGTTTTAGCTGGCGTTATATTATCATCGATGAAGCGCATCGAATCAAGAATGAGAATTCACTTCTTTCTAAAACCATGAGACTTTTTAGCACCAATTATCGACTTCTTATCACGGGAACCCCACTTCAG AATAATCTCCATGAACTGTGGGCTCTTCTCAATTTTCTTCTGCCTGAGGTTTTTAGTTCAGCAGAGACTTTTGATGAATGGTTTCAAATTTCTGGTGAGAATGATCAGCAAGAAGTTGTTCAACAACTTCACAAG GTTCTTCGACCATTTCTTCTTCGTAGActgaaatcagatgttgagaaAGGCTTACCACCGAAGAAGGAGACGATACTTAAAGTTGGCATGTCTCAGATGCAAAAACAATACTACAAGGCTTTATTGCAGAAGGATCTTGAAGCAGTTAATGCTGGTGGAGAACGCAAACGTTTGCTAAACATTGCAATGCAACTTCGTAAATGCTGCAATCACCCTTATCTATTCCAGGGTGCAGAGCCTGGTCCCCCTTATACCACAGGAGATCACCTTATAACAAATGCTG GTAAGATGGTTCTCTTGGATAAATTGCTTCCTAAGCTGAAGGAACGTGATTCGCGGGTTCTGATATTCTCTCAG ATGACAAGGCTTTTGGATATTCTTGAGGATTATTTAATGTATCGCGGTTATCTCTATTGCCGTATTGATGGAAATACTGGTGGGGATGAACGAGATGCCTCCATAGAAGCCTACAACAAGCCAGGAAGTGAGAAATTTGTTTTCCTGTTATCGACTAGAGCCGGAGGGCTTGGTATCAATCTTGCTACTGCAGATGTTGTGATCCTTTATGATAGTGACTG GAACCCGCAAGTTGACTTGCAAGCTCAGGATCGTGCTCATAGGATTGGTCAAAAGAAAGAAGTTCAAGTGTTTCGATTCTGCACTGAG TCTGCTATTGAGGAGAAAGTGATTGAGAGAGCTTACAAGAAGTTGGCGCTTGATGCCCTGGTAATTCAACAAGGGCGATTGGCAGAGCAGAAAA CTGTCAATAAGGATGAGTTGCTTCAAATGGTTAGATATGGTGCTGAGATGGTGTTCAGTTCTAAAGATAGCACAATCACAGACGAGGATATTGATAGAATCATTGCCAAAGGAGAGGAGGCAACAGCTGAACTTGATGCCAAGATGAagaaatttacagaaaatgcaATACAGTTTAAAATGGATGACA GTGCTGACTtctatgattttgatgatgaaaataag GATGAGAACAAGcttgattttaagaaaattgtGAGCGACAATTGGAATGATCCACCAAAGCGGGAGAGAAAGCGCAA CTACTCTGAATCTGAATACTTTAAGCAAACATTGCGGCAAGGTGGTCCAGCTAAACCTAAAGAGCCTAGAATTCCGCGCATGCCCCAGTT GCACGATTTCCAGTTCTTCAACATTCAGAGATTGACCGAGTTGTATGAAAAGGAAGTACGTTATCTCATG CAAACACATCAGAAAAATCAGTTGAAAGACACAATTGATGTTGAAGAACCAGAAG gtGGTGATCCCTTAACTgctgaagaagtagaagaaaaggaGCAATTATTGGAGGAG GGCTTCTCCACATGGAGTAGAAGAGACTTCAATACTTTCCTTCGGGCTTGTGAGAAGTATGGCCGTAACGACATAAAAAGCATTGCCTCTGAGATGGAAGGAAAGACAGAGGAAGAAGTTGAAAGATATGCCAAAGTATTCAAAGAGCGATACAAGGAACTGAACG ACTATGATAGAATCATTAAGAACATTGAGAGGGGAGAGGCAAGAATCTCTAGGAAAGATGAAATCATGAAAGCCATCGGAAAGAAACTGGATCGCTACAGAAACCCTTGGCTTGAACTGAAGATACAATATGGTCAGAACAAAGGGAAGCTGTACAATGAAGAGTGCGATCGTTTCATG ATCTGCATGATCCACAAACTTGGTTATGGGAATTGGGATGAGCTAAAGGCAGCATTCAGGACATCGCCTTTGTTCAGGTTTGACTGGTTTGTGAAATCCCGCACGAGTCAGGAACTTGCAAGAAGATGCGACACTCTGATTCGACTGATCGAGAAAGAAAACCAAGAGTTTGATGAAAGAGAGAGGCAGGCCCGTAAAGAAAAGAAGCTCGCAAAG AGTGCAACACCATCAAAGCGAACCGTAGGAAGACAAGCAAGTGAGAGTCCTTCATCGACGAAGAAGCGAAAGCACCTCTCGATGAGATGA
- the LOC104744806 gene encoding zinc finger CCCH domain-containing protein 34 produces the protein MERYGRPGEEGSRSDPSLEWTSHGGDTGLEASMWRLGLSGGGGGGGGGEPYPERPDEPDCIYYMRTGVCGYGSRCRFNHPRDRGAVIGGGVRGEAGALPERMGHPVCQHFMRTGTCKFGASCKYHHPRQGGSGSVAPVSLSYLGFPLRQGEKECSYYMRTGQCKFGLTCRFNHPVPLAVQGPPQPQQQQLQPQPQPQLQTIYPTLQSQPVPSSQQYGLVLTRPSLLPGPYLQSPYGPPMVLPPGMVPYPGWHPYQASLSAMPSPGTQPSIGSSSVYGIAPLSPSATVYTGQYQSGPSSNTSKDFPQRPDQPECQYFMRTGDCKFGSSCRYHHPVDAVPPKTGLVLSSIGLPLRPGVAQCTHFTQHGICKFGPACKFDHSMSSSLSYSPSASSLTDMPVAPYPIGSSSLSGSSAPASSSNEPTKEAATAAVSSSTVSSLSRPEPAETSGDSASVSGSIEAKTSS, from the exons ATGGAGAGGTACGGTCGCCCCGGTGAAGAAGGGTCGCGATCGGATCCATCTCTTGAATGGACTTCTCATGGTGGCGACACCGGACTTGAAG CTTCTATGTGGCGGTTAGGGTTGagcggcggcggtggtggtggtggtggaggagaaccGTACCCGGAGAGACCTGACGAGCCTGATTGTATTTATTACATGAGAACCGGTGTTTGCGGGTACGGGTCAAGATGTCGGTTTAATCACCCTCGAGATCGTGGAGCG gTGATTGGAGGAGGTGTTAGAGGAGAAGCTGGAGCTTTACCTGAGAGGATGGGACATCCGGTTTGTCAG CATTTTATGAGAACGGGAACGTGTAAATTCGGAGCTTCTTGCAAGTATCATCATCCTAGGCAAGGAGGAAGTGGTTCCGTTGCGCCTGTCTCGCTAAGTTATTTGGGATTTCCATTACGTCAG ggagagaaagagtgttcttaCTACATGAGAACTGGTCAGTGTAAATTTGGTTTGACTTGTAGATTTAACCATCCCGTGCCACTCGCGGTACAAGGTCCACCTCAGCCGCAACAGCAGCAGTTACAGCCACAGCCACAGCCGCAGTTGCAGACTATTTATCCGACACTTCAGTCTCAACCCGTTCCTTCGTCTCAACAATATGGGTTAGTTTTGACTAGGCCATCTCTTTTACCTGGTCCATATCTTCAAAGCCCTTACGGTCCTCCAATGGTTCTGCCTCCTGGAATGGTTCCATACCCTGGTTGGCATCCTTACCAG gctTCTTTAAGTGCAATGCCTTCCCCTGGAACTCAACCGTCTATTGGATCGAGTTCTGTTTATGGAATTGCGCCGTTATCTCCTTCGGCTACTGTATATACAGGTCAATATCAATCAGGACCTTCTTCAAATACCTCAAAAGACTTTCCTCAGCGACCTGATCAACCTGAGTGTCAATACTTCATGAGAACTGGTGACTGTAAATTTGGATCCTCGTGCCGATACCATCATCCTGTAGATGCAGTTCCACCTAAAACTGGCCTTGTCCTCAGCTCCATTGGCCTTCCACTTCGTCCT GGGGTAGCGCAATGCACACACTTTACTCAACATGGAATCTGCAAGTTTGGACCGGCGTGCAAGTTTGATCACTCAATGAGTTCTTCGCTTAGCTACAGCCCGTCTGCATCTTCACTAACCGACATGCCTGTGGCTCCTTACCCAATTGGATCATCCTCGCTCAGCGGCTCATCAGCTCCAGCAAGCTCAAGCAATGAACCCACCAAGGAGGCTGCGACTGCTGCAGTTTCATCTTCAACAGTCAGTAGCTTGAGCCGTCCAGAGCCCGCTGAGACGAGTGGTGACTCGGCCAGCGTCAGTGGCAGCATAGAAGCTAAGacttcaagttaa
- the LOC104744808 gene encoding pentatricopeptide repeat-containing protein At3g06430, chloroplastic-like, with protein MASSMSLSFSSSLCSSHLPEGKRRFRHHRDASFLRCVLAASKSSPGSATTTTKKRLWKDGEFPGITEPVSPRRAPMKNVKKKLDRRSKANGWANTVTETLSDLIAKKQWLQALEVFGMLREQTFYQPKEGTYMKLLVLLGKSGQPNHAQKLFDEMLEEGLEPTAELYTALLAAYTRSNLIDDAFSVLDKMKSLPLCQPDVFTYSTLLKACVDASLFDLVDSLYKEMDERMITPNTVTQNIVLSGYGRVGRFDQMEKVLSDMLVSTACKPDVWTMNIILSVFGNMGKIDMMESWYEKFRNFGIEPETRTFNILIGSYGKKRMYDKMSSVMEYMRKLEFPWTTSTYNNIIEAFADVGDAKNMELTFDQMRSEGMKADTKTFCCLINGFANAGLFHKVISSVQLAAKFEIPENTSFYNAVISACAKADDLIEMERVYTRMKERQCVSDSRTFEIMVEAYEKEGMNDKIYYLEQERQKVMDRTAATKDEENLPAG; from the exons atggcgTCGTCAATGTCTCTCTCGTTTTCATCATCTCTATGTTCGTCTCATCTCCCAGAAGGAAAGCGTAGGTTTCGTCATCACAGAGACGCGAGCTTCTTACGATGCGTTTTAGCTGCTTCTAAATCATCTCCGGGAAGTGCTACTACAACGACGAAGAAGAGGCTTTGGAAAGACGGCGAATTCCCCGGAATCACGGAGCCGGTTTCTCCGAGAAGAGCTCCGatgaagaatgtgaagaagaaactcgacagaagaagcaaagctAACGGATGGGCTAACACCGTCACTGAAACCTTGTCCGATCTCATCGCTAAAAAGCAATGGTTACAAGCTCTTGAG GTTTTTGGAATGTTGAGGGAACAAACGTTTTATCAACCAAAGGAAGGAACTTATATGAAGCTGCTTGTTCTTTTGGGGAAATCTGGACAACCAAATCATGCACAGAagctgttcgacgaaatgcttGAAGAAGGACTTGAACCTACTGCTGAGCTTTACACTGCTCTTCTCGCTGCTTACACTCGCAGCAATCTTATTGATGATGCTTTCTCAGTTCTTGACAAGATGAAAAGCTTGCCTTTATGCCAACCTGATGTTTTCACGTACAGCACTCTGCTCAAGGCGTGTGTGGATGCTTCTTTATTTGACTTGGTTGATTCGTTGTACAAGGAAATGGACGAACGTATGATAACTCCAAACACTGTGACACAGAACATAGTTTTAAGTGGGTACGGTAGGGTAGGAAGGTTTGATCAGATGGAGAAAGTTTTGTCTGATATGCTTGTGAGTACTGCTTGCAAACCTGATGTGTGGACTATGAATATTATTCTTAGTGTGTTTGGGAACATGGGTAAGATAGATATGATGGAGAGCTGGTACGAAAAGTTCAGGAACTTTGGGATTGAGCCAGAGACTCgaacttttaatattttgattggttcttATGGGAAGAAGAGAATGTATGATAAGATGTCTTCTGTTATGGAATACATGCGAAAGCTTGAGTTTCCATGGACAACATCTACATACAACAACATCATCGAGGCGTTTGCGGATGTTGGTGATGCCAAAAACATGGAGCTTACATTTGATCAGATGCGTAGCGAAGGTATGAAAGCAGACACAAAGACATTTTGTTGTCTCATTAACGGATTTGCCAATGCTGGTCTTTTCCACAAGGTGATAAGTAGTGTTCAGTTGGCTGCAAAGTTTGAGATCCCCGAGAACACATCTTTTTACAATGCGGTTATATCAGCGTGTGCTAAAGCTGATGATCTGATAGAGATGGAAAGAGTGTACACAAGAATGAAGGAGAGACAATGTGTAAGCGATTCAAGAACGTTTGAGATCATGGTGGAGGCTTATGAAAAGGAAGGTATGAATGATAAGATCTATTACTTGGAACAAGAGAGACAAAAGGTTATGGATCGCACAGCAGCTACAAAAGATGAGGAGAATCTGCCGGCAGGATGA
- the LOC104744807 gene encoding autophagy-related protein 8h, with protein sequence MGFVVKSFKDQFSSDERLKESKNIIAKYPDRVPVIIEKYSNADLPDMEKNKYLVPRDMTVGHFIHMLSQRMQLDPSKALFVFVHNTLPQTASRMDSLYNTFKEDDGFLYMCYSTEKTFG encoded by the exons ATGGGGTTTGTTGTCAAGTCTTTCAAGGATCAATTCTCCTCTG ATGAGCGATTGAAGGAGTCGAAGAACATCATTGCGAAATACCCAGATAGAGTTCcg GTGATCATTGAGAAATATTCAAACGCGGATCTCCCAGACATGGAGAAGAACAA ATACTTGGTCCCACGAGACATGACTGTTGGACATTTCATCCATATGCTTAGCCAAAGGATGCAGTTAGATCCATCCAAggctctctttgtttttgtacaCAACACTCTTCCTCAAACCG CTAGTCGCATGGACTCACTCTACAATACTTTTAAGGAGGATGATGGGTTCTTGTACATGTGTTACAGCACCGAGAAAACTTTCGGCTAA
- the LOC104748048 gene encoding ISWI chromatin-remodeling complex ATPase CHR11-like yields the protein MARISNSDEAFSSEEEEERVKENEEVEDEEELEAVARSSGSDDDEVAPADESPLSDGEAAPMEDDYEDEEDEEKAEISKREKARLKEMQKX from the exons ATGGCGAGGATTTCGAATTCCGATGAGGCTTTCTCGtctgaggaggaagaggagcgGGTTAAGGAAAACGAAGAAGTAGAAGACGAGGAGGAGCTCGAGGCTGTTGCTCGTTCTTCTGGCTCCGACGATGACGAAGTAGCCCCCGCTGACGAATCCCCACTCTCCGACGGAGAAGCCGCCCCTATGGAAGACGATTACGAG gacgaagaagatgaagaaaaagctGAAATCAGCAAACGTGAGAAAGCCAGACTTAAGGAGATGCAGAAGNCTTAA